In the genome of Desulfuromonas sp. DDH964, one region contains:
- a CDS encoding IS630 family transposase: MPRKSPIPLCSEKDRQTLREWASSRSMEARLVERARIICKLLDGESVSKVAMDLNVRPNTVIEWRNRFSAAGIAGLYDRPRSGKPPKYDQAFQTRVLKALELPPPPGQACWDGPALAKQFGASDDAIWRVLRKHNISLARQRSWCVSTDPEFAPKAADIIGLYLAPPEKALVISVDEKPSIQALERAKGYVCTSSGKVVQGLKSTYKRHGTLNLFAALNVATGAVHTQTTEFKRRVDFLAFMDQVLSELPDSDQREIHVILDNYCIHKRNDEWLAQHPNVMFHFTPTSASWLNQVEIWFGILSRKALKNASFQSIDQLRAAIEAFIEAYQPNAKPFVWRKREVKGSQLRNTIANFCN; this comes from the coding sequence ATGCCGAGAAAATCTCCAATACCCCTGTGCAGCGAAAAGGACCGCCAGACACTCAGGGAATGGGCAAGCAGTCGAAGCATGGAGGCGCGCCTTGTTGAACGTGCCCGGATTATCTGCAAACTCCTTGACGGAGAATCCGTCAGCAAGGTCGCCATGGATCTTAACGTGCGCCCGAACACGGTTATTGAATGGCGGAACCGTTTCTCCGCTGCGGGTATTGCCGGGCTATATGATCGCCCGCGCTCTGGCAAACCGCCGAAATATGACCAGGCGTTTCAAACGCGAGTTCTGAAAGCGTTGGAACTTCCGCCACCGCCCGGCCAGGCATGTTGGGACGGCCCGGCGCTTGCCAAGCAGTTTGGCGCTTCGGATGATGCCATTTGGCGAGTGCTGCGCAAGCACAATATCAGCCTTGCCCGACAACGAAGTTGGTGCGTAAGCACTGATCCAGAGTTCGCACCAAAGGCGGCTGACATTATCGGGCTCTACCTGGCGCCCCCCGAAAAAGCCTTGGTGATCTCAGTCGATGAGAAACCGAGCATCCAGGCGCTTGAGCGCGCCAAGGGGTATGTCTGTACCAGTAGCGGCAAAGTCGTCCAGGGCCTAAAGAGCACCTACAAACGGCATGGAACCCTGAACCTTTTTGCGGCGCTCAACGTAGCGACAGGCGCCGTGCATACGCAGACAACCGAGTTCAAGAGAAGGGTTGATTTCCTAGCCTTCATGGATCAGGTCCTCTCAGAACTTCCGGACAGCGACCAGCGAGAAATTCACGTGATCCTGGACAATTATTGCATTCATAAACGCAACGACGAATGGCTTGCGCAGCACCCAAACGTCATGTTTCACTTTACACCGACTTCTGCAAGTTGGCTCAATCAAGTCGAGATATGGTTCGGCATTCTTTCACGTAAGGCACTGAAGAACGCCAGTTTTCAAAGCATTGACCAGTTGCGTGCGGCCATCGAGGCCTTTATAGAAGCCTATCAGCCCAACGCCAAGCCTTTTGTATGGCGTAAGCGAGAGGTCAAGGGGTCGCAACTGAGAAACACTATCGCTAACTTTTGCAACTAG
- a CDS encoding GGDEF domain-containing protein: protein MLDLRVLHPVKRFIRFITFVDLPIRKKFTLYSVGVLFWFLAMAVLSFVAMYSINGSYNRVINEVIPQDRVVQKIIRNLQALSIDASGALKARDVEAAVRAADLSHKRLLDIRSFISALALGGEVNDYSHDTGKLLETVRTSSVRNDPAGVEFLKQLTSQLGAIDEANQAFFSSKLELLKKGSGVPETLAKTHDQLQEELYAANNLAVDYSAQLSDLYSGYARTIGQTIRQTSLVIAGVLGIAVLLLALFTVWIAGAFARPIRSIIDQIHSLGTGDVDLTNKIKISSRDEIGQLSSEFNELMETVYGMTMFKKVIEEDSTLEDVYSRLGDAFGKECGIEEFVIYEVKDNHREMQPVYPAIVANKDLACNPDILANCELCRARKTGHSISSLNYPGVCKMFKQETGLEHVCIPMIIGGRTGGVVQFLFRPDSTGKVDAHDVHARIFKAETYVNQALSVIEAKRLMNTLRDSALKDPMTGLYNRRFLQDHAGPIIAGLQRRKRTLGLVMCDIDYFKQVNDKFGHDVGDQILKETASIIRKSVREADIVIRFGGEEFLVLVVDIHPGEALTVAEKIRQNMEAIKFSTPDGPLKKTISLGVSEFPGDSEAFWQAIKYADVALYKAKETGRNRALHFVPEMWTGEEF, encoded by the coding sequence ATGCTCGATTTACGGGTTCTCCACCCCGTGAAGCGGTTTATCCGCTTCATCACCTTCGTCGACCTGCCGATCCGGAAAAAATTCACCCTCTACTCGGTCGGAGTTCTCTTCTGGTTCCTGGCGATGGCGGTGCTGTCTTTTGTTGCCATGTACAGCATCAACGGCAGCTATAACCGGGTCATCAACGAAGTGATTCCCCAGGACCGGGTGGTGCAGAAGATCATTCGCAATCTGCAGGCCCTCTCCATCGATGCCTCCGGCGCCCTCAAGGCCCGTGACGTCGAAGCGGCGGTCCGCGCCGCCGATCTCTCCCACAAGCGCCTCCTCGATATCCGCAGCTTCATCTCCGCCCTCGCCCTGGGGGGCGAGGTCAACGACTATTCCCACGATACCGGCAAGCTGCTGGAAACGGTCCGCACCAGCTCGGTTCGCAACGATCCGGCCGGAGTCGAATTCCTCAAGCAGTTGACCAGCCAGCTCGGTGCCATCGACGAGGCAAACCAGGCATTCTTCTCCTCCAAGCTCGAACTGCTGAAAAAGGGGAGCGGCGTTCCCGAGACCCTGGCCAAGACCCACGACCAGCTGCAGGAAGAGCTCTACGCCGCCAACAACCTCGCCGTCGACTATTCCGCCCAGCTTTCGGATCTCTATTCCGGTTACGCCCGCACCATCGGCCAGACTATCCGCCAGACCTCGCTGGTCATTGCCGGTGTTCTCGGCATCGCCGTGCTGCTGCTCGCCCTCTTCACCGTCTGGATCGCCGGGGCATTCGCCCGGCCGATCCGCTCGATCATCGACCAGATTCACAGTCTCGGCACCGGTGACGTCGACCTGACCAATAAGATCAAGATCAGCTCACGGGACGAGATCGGCCAGCTCTCCTCCGAATTCAACGAGCTGATGGAGACGGTCTACGGCATGACCATGTTCAAGAAGGTGATCGAGGAGGACTCGACCCTGGAAGACGTCTACTCGCGCCTCGGGGACGCCTTCGGCAAGGAGTGCGGGATCGAGGAGTTCGTCATTTACGAGGTCAAAGACAATCACCGCGAGATGCAGCCGGTCTATCCGGCGATCGTCGCCAACAAGGATCTCGCCTGCAACCCTGATATCCTCGCCAACTGCGAGCTCTGTCGGGCGCGCAAGACCGGCCATTCGATCTCCTCCCTCAACTACCCGGGGGTCTGCAAGATGTTCAAGCAGGAGACCGGCCTCGAACACGTCTGTATCCCGATGATCATCGGCGGCCGCACCGGCGGCGTGGTGCAGTTTCTTTTCCGCCCGGACAGCACTGGCAAGGTCGATGCCCACGATGTCCACGCCCGCATCTTCAAAGCGGAGACCTACGTCAACCAGGCGCTGTCGGTGATCGAGGCGAAGCGGCTGATGAATACCCTGCGCGACTCGGCGCTCAAGGACCCGATGACCGGGCTCTACAACCGGCGCTTCCTGCAGGACCACGCCGGGCCGATCATCGCTGGTCTGCAGCGGCGCAAACGCACCCTCGGCCTGGTGATGTGCGACATCGACTACTTCAAGCAGGTCAACGACAAGTTCGGTCATGATGTCGGCGACCAGATCCTCAAGGAGACCGCGTCGATCATCCGCAAGAGCGTACGCGAGGCGGACATCGTCATCCGCTTCGGCGGCGAGGAGTTCCTGGTGCTGGTGGTCGACATCCACCCCGGCGAGGCGCTGACCGTGGCCGAGAAGATCCGCCAGAACATGGAGGCGATCAAGTTCTCGACGCCGGACGGGCCGCTGAAGAAGACCATCAGCCTCGGCGTCAGCGAATTCCCCGGTGACAGCGAGGCCTTCTGGCAGGCGATCAAATACGCCGACGTTGCTCTCTACAAAGCGAAGGAGACCGGCCGCAACCGGGCGCTGCACTTTGTGCCGGAGATGTGGACGGGGGAGGAGTTCTAG